A DNA window from Maribellus comscasis contains the following coding sequences:
- a CDS encoding methylglyoxal synthase, translating into MKKKKNIAIVAHDNRKKDIIEWVSFNWMELVQHNLICTGTTGKLVEETLAFKCLENSVVPPTVTRLKSGPLGGDQQLGALIVNGEVDILIFFWDPMQPQPHDVDVKALLRITVLYNIPTASNRSTADFIVSSSLFHESYQPIVKDYAGYITREVDVT; encoded by the coding sequence ATGAAAAAGAAAAAAAACATTGCGATTGTTGCACACGACAATCGTAAAAAAGATATAATAGAATGGGTGTCGTTCAACTGGATGGAGCTGGTTCAACATAACTTAATTTGTACCGGAACAACCGGGAAACTAGTGGAAGAAACTCTTGCCTTTAAATGTTTGGAGAATAGTGTTGTTCCGCCAACCGTAACACGATTAAAATCGGGACCACTTGGCGGAGACCAGCAATTAGGCGCATTGATTGTCAACGGGGAAGTGGATATTTTGATATTTTTCTGGGACCCGATGCAACCACAACCACACGATGTGGATGTAAAAGCCTTGCTTCGGATAACCGTTTTGTACAACATTCCAACGGCATCGAACCGTTCAACCGCTGACTTCATTGTGTCGTCAAGTTTGTTTCATGAAAGTTACCAACCCATTGTAAAGGATTATGCAGGTTATATAACCAGGGAGGTTGATGTAACTTAA
- a CDS encoding aspartate kinase, with amino-acid sequence MKIFKFGGASVKSAEAVKNVTRILGKYNENLVVVVSAMGKTTNLLETLVRAYFNKDEKKYEIFQEFKAYHKEIMDDLFDGNGIPESLTFLFVELEAKLKKVPSLDYNFEYDQIICFGELVSTQIISDYLNYAGVKNQWIDIRACLRTDDNFRDASVDWEWTEELVQDTFRFNGQNLYITQGFIGSTTTNLTTSLGREGSDFTAAILGNILNAESVSFWKDVPGVLSADPKKMDGAVKITELSYREAVEMTHSGAQIIHPKTMKPLHNKGISLYVKSFLEPENSGTVIHKIDHKIELPPIFILKENLVLITLSPKDFSFISINDIDRVVNFLLENRVKVTLMQQSAIDLNLVIDAPEADLQEIFLELKPFYSVRYNTDLTLITIRHYTEEVLDWMVKEKDIYLEQHSRLTARMLVKQ; translated from the coding sequence ATGAAAATATTTAAGTTTGGTGGTGCTTCTGTTAAAAGCGCGGAGGCCGTTAAAAATGTAACCCGTATTCTGGGAAAATACAATGAAAATCTTGTAGTTGTTGTTTCGGCAATGGGTAAAACGACAAATTTACTGGAAACACTGGTGAGAGCCTATTTTAACAAAGATGAAAAAAAATACGAGATATTTCAGGAATTTAAAGCTTATCATAAAGAGATAATGGATGATCTTTTTGATGGAAACGGAATTCCTGAGTCGCTTACCTTTTTATTTGTTGAACTCGAAGCGAAATTAAAGAAAGTTCCTTCACTTGATTATAATTTTGAATACGATCAGATTATTTGTTTTGGGGAGCTGGTTTCTACACAAATCATAAGCGACTATCTGAACTACGCCGGAGTAAAAAATCAATGGATTGATATCCGTGCCTGTCTTCGCACTGACGATAATTTTCGTGACGCATCAGTTGACTGGGAATGGACAGAGGAGTTGGTTCAGGACACATTCCGGTTCAATGGGCAGAATTTATATATTACCCAGGGTTTTATTGGTTCAACTACCACAAATTTAACTACATCACTGGGGCGCGAAGGTTCTGACTTTACAGCAGCCATTCTGGGGAATATCTTAAATGCTGAAAGCGTTTCTTTTTGGAAAGATGTACCGGGTGTACTGAGTGCAGATCCCAAGAAAATGGATGGCGCTGTAAAAATTACTGAGTTGTCATACCGGGAAGCAGTTGAGATGACACATTCAGGAGCTCAGATTATCCATCCTAAAACAATGAAACCTCTTCACAATAAGGGTATTTCTCTGTATGTGAAGTCGTTCCTCGAGCCTGAAAATTCAGGAACTGTAATTCATAAGATCGATCATAAAATAGAATTGCCTCCAATTTTTATTCTAAAAGAAAATCTGGTATTGATTACATTGTCTCCTAAAGATTTTTCATTTATCAGCATTAATGACATCGACCGTGTAGTCAATTTTCTTTTGGAAAACCGGGTGAAAGTTACCCTCATGCAACAGTCGGCAATCGATTTAAACCTTGTAATTGATGCGCCGGAAGCCGATTTGCAGGAAATTTTTCTGGAACTGAAGCCATTCTACTCCGTCAGGTACAACACCGATCTTACTTTAATCACAATCAGGCATTACACCGAAGAAGTTTTAGACTGGATGGTTAAAGAAAAAGATATTTATCTGGAACAACACAGCAGACTGACTGCAAGAATGCTTGTAAAACAATAA
- a CDS encoding GxxExxY protein, whose amino-acid sequence MHENELSYKIIGAAIELHKSIGPGLLESVYENALAYDLKETGFDVRQQVPLPFIYKEVRQEIGYRIDLLVNSKVIIEVKAVEAVAPVHFAQLLTYLKLSGLKLGLLINFNSKTLKDNIHRVVNNL is encoded by the coding sequence ATGCACGAGAATGAACTATCATATAAAATTATTGGTGCAGCAATAGAATTACATAAAAGTATTGGGCCTGGGTTACTGGAGTCTGTGTATGAAAACGCTCTTGCCTATGATTTGAAGGAAACGGGATTTGATGTAAGGCAACAGGTTCCATTACCGTTTATTTATAAAGAAGTAAGACAGGAGATTGGTTACAGGATTGATCTTCTTGTTAATAGTAAGGTAATAATAGAAGTTAAGGCTGTAGAAGCCGTTGCACCTGTTCATTTTGCTCAACTGCTTACCTATCTGAAACTATCAGGTTTAAAATTGGGATTGCTGATAAATTTTAATTCCAAAACTTTAAAAGATAATATTCACAGGGTTGTTAACAATTTATAA
- a CDS encoding S9 family peptidase, which translates to MKKLLLFVIIVSALGVQAQIQKNNKSVLTIEKIMQDPDQWIGTLPERISWDDNSSNIYFNWNPGMDTLSSLYSYNLKSRKTEKVSLKEQQNLPGRFSDYNSDNTKKVAIKNGNLYLFNLKKGTEKQLTDWLKRISAPQFVLDDSHISFLLDQNFFLLNLESGVIKQVTNFSSGDERPERKSQGQDKWLEEQQMELFDVLKEREAMNNARERQREKEEIPEPLKIYLGKNRLRDASLSPTGKFVIYSTFEMPQGQKSTSVTHFVTESGYTEERDARAKVGSLQASSEMGIFDIENNKTVKIITDEIPGLKDLPEYLNDYPDKKPKDDAELKNRELSLFGPVWNPESDKAILVALSTDHKDRWILLLDPSTGKLDLLDRQHDEAWIGGPGIGSWGYSTGSIGWMPDGTSVWFQSEESGYSHLYTVNTETKAKKALTSGKYEVSEASISNDKKYFYFAANKVHPGVMHFYRMPVWGGELTQITSMEGNNEVTLSPDEKYLAIRYSYANKPWELYLQENKPGAEATQITQSTTDKFNAYPWRVPEFITFAAEDGAEVNARLYRPENAEKDGPAVVFVHGAGYLQNAHKWWSSYFHEFMFHNFLVDNGYTVLDIDYRGSAGYGRDWRTGIYRHMGGKDLSDHVDGAKMLVEKYNVSPERIGIYGGSYGGFITLMAMFTEPGVFAAGAGLRSVTDWAHYNHGYTANILNTPVEDSIAYRQSSPIYFAEGLEGALLMCHGMVDDNVQFQDIVRLSQRLIELGKENWELAVYPVEAHGFVEPSSWADEYKRIFKLFEENLK; encoded by the coding sequence ATGAAAAAACTGCTGCTGTTTGTTATTATTGTCAGTGCTTTAGGTGTACAGGCACAAATTCAAAAAAATAATAAAAGTGTACTTACGATTGAAAAAATCATGCAGGATCCTGATCAATGGATTGGGACACTTCCTGAAAGAATCTCATGGGATGACAACAGTTCCAATATATACTTTAACTGGAATCCCGGGATGGACACGCTTTCATCGCTTTATTCCTATAATCTGAAAAGCAGAAAAACAGAGAAAGTGTCGTTGAAAGAACAACAGAATTTACCTGGCCGGTTTTCCGATTATAATTCAGACAACACAAAAAAAGTGGCGATCAAAAATGGGAATCTGTATCTTTTCAATTTGAAAAAAGGAACTGAAAAACAGCTTACCGACTGGTTAAAACGAATCTCAGCCCCACAGTTTGTGCTTGATGATTCGCACATTTCTTTCCTACTCGACCAGAATTTTTTTTTACTGAATTTGGAAAGCGGAGTAATAAAGCAAGTAACTAATTTTTCTTCGGGAGATGAACGACCGGAAAGAAAGAGTCAGGGACAGGACAAGTGGCTGGAAGAGCAGCAAATGGAACTGTTTGATGTACTAAAAGAAAGAGAAGCCATGAACAATGCCCGTGAAAGACAACGGGAAAAAGAGGAAATACCGGAACCACTAAAAATATATTTGGGTAAAAACAGGTTAAGAGACGCGTCACTGAGCCCCACAGGGAAATTTGTTATTTATTCCACTTTTGAAATGCCACAAGGACAAAAATCGACATCGGTTACCCACTTTGTTACAGAATCGGGTTACACCGAAGAACGTGATGCACGAGCAAAAGTTGGTAGCCTGCAAGCAAGCTCTGAAATGGGAATTTTTGATATCGAAAATAATAAAACTGTTAAAATTATCACTGATGAAATCCCCGGATTAAAAGACCTGCCTGAATACCTAAACGATTATCCGGATAAAAAGCCCAAAGATGATGCTGAATTAAAAAATCGGGAACTTAGCCTATTTGGTCCGGTATGGAATCCCGAAAGCGATAAAGCCATTTTAGTGGCTCTTTCAACGGATCACAAAGACAGGTGGATTTTGCTTCTCGATCCGTCAACAGGAAAACTGGATTTACTGGACCGCCAACATGACGAAGCATGGATAGGTGGCCCGGGAATCGGAAGTTGGGGATATTCAACAGGCAGTATTGGCTGGATGCCAGACGGAACATCCGTTTGGTTTCAGTCGGAAGAAAGTGGTTACTCCCATTTATACACTGTAAATACGGAAACAAAGGCAAAAAAAGCTTTAACCTCAGGAAAATATGAAGTTTCCGAAGCTTCCATTTCAAATGATAAAAAATATTTCTATTTCGCCGCCAACAAAGTACACCCCGGTGTAATGCATTTTTACCGGATGCCGGTTTGGGGAGGTGAGCTTACACAAATTACATCGATGGAAGGCAACAACGAAGTAACGCTTTCACCCGATGAAAAATATCTTGCCATCCGTTATTCGTATGCCAACAAACCCTGGGAACTGTATTTACAGGAAAACAAACCCGGAGCCGAAGCAACTCAGATAACCCAGTCAACAACTGATAAATTTAATGCCTACCCGTGGCGCGTTCCGGAGTTTATAACATTTGCCGCCGAAGATGGAGCAGAAGTGAATGCACGTTTATACCGCCCTGAAAATGCAGAGAAAGATGGTCCGGCTGTTGTTTTTGTACATGGTGCCGGCTATTTACAAAATGCACACAAATGGTGGAGCAGCTATTTCCACGAATTTATGTTCCACAACTTTTTAGTCGACAATGGCTACACTGTTTTAGATATTGATTACCGTGGCAGTGCCGGTTATGGGCGCGACTGGCGAACAGGAATATACCGCCATATGGGAGGTAAAGATCTTTCAGACCATGTAGATGGTGCCAAAATGTTAGTCGAAAAGTACAATGTTTCGCCTGAGCGAATCGGAATTTACGGAGGGTCGTATGGCGGATTTATTACTTTGATGGCCATGTTCACAGAACCCGGTGTCTTTGCCGCCGGAGCCGGACTTCGTTCTGTTACCGACTGGGCACATTACAACCACGGTTACACTGCGAATATTTTAAATACTCCGGTGGAAGACAGTATTGCCTACCGGCAAAGTTCTCCGATTTATTTTGCAGAAGGCCTGGAAGGCGCACTTCTGATGTGCCATGGAATGGTGGATGACAATGTTCAGTTTCAGGATATAGTGCGACTGTCGCAACGCCTGATTGAACTGGGGAAAGAAAACTGGGAACTGGCTGTTTATCCCGTTGAAGCACACGGTTTTGTGGAACCATCGAGCTGGGCTGATGAATACAAACGAATTTTTAAACTTTTCGAAGAAAATCTGAAATAA
- a CDS encoding carboxypeptidase-like regulatory domain-containing protein, with the protein MKKIIIIVTLFFSTWIASAQNGSKVVETIKGKVINVATNEPVAYTNIGLEGTLYGTASNADGDFELKIPEELASKNIYFSAVGFKNKTFPVTDLYGKEYSVIKLESQSYDIGNIDIAAQSKVLIRILRMAAENTPYNFIGGPYNLICSYENNKTINDTTQTNQKANVTIYDKSGYTNPSKLDAFQSVKYAVEKDTEYETDYRFSTGTNNIGELLDFDWVRSGSSVLNPDLLADFRLTLEDEPVVNGDECWTIAFKQTVPTLAGSGDFYATFFEGKITIKKEDYSVKKIEGTIHSKQNSLQGRSLAVTNSSLKVKKDVSYQYTINYANLKPELIQVEKKYKMDGSQIQEQISLQVNQVQTTNVTALQSRDYFSGE; encoded by the coding sequence ATGAAGAAAATAATTATAATAGTAACACTCTTTTTTTCCACATGGATTGCTTCGGCGCAGAACGGTTCAAAAGTTGTTGAAACCATTAAAGGGAAAGTGATCAATGTAGCCACCAACGAACCGGTAGCTTATACGAACATTGGTCTGGAGGGAACATTGTATGGGACTGCCAGCAATGCAGATGGTGATTTTGAGTTAAAAATCCCCGAAGAACTCGCATCAAAAAACATTTATTTTTCGGCTGTGGGATTTAAAAACAAAACATTTCCGGTTACCGATCTGTACGGAAAAGAATACAGTGTTATTAAACTTGAATCGCAATCCTACGATATTGGGAATATTGATATTGCTGCCCAATCCAAAGTTTTAATACGAATTCTTCGAATGGCTGCAGAAAATACTCCCTATAATTTTATTGGCGGACCTTACAACCTGATTTGCAGTTACGAGAACAATAAAACCATTAACGACACTACACAAACAAATCAGAAAGCAAACGTTACAATTTATGATAAAAGTGGTTATACCAATCCGTCAAAGCTTGATGCTTTTCAGTCGGTAAAATATGCCGTTGAAAAAGACACAGAATATGAAACAGACTACCGTTTTTCAACCGGAACAAATAATATTGGCGAATTGCTCGATTTTGATTGGGTTCGTTCGGGATCTTCCGTATTAAATCCTGATCTCCTCGCCGATTTCAGACTGACTTTGGAAGATGAACCGGTTGTAAATGGTGACGAGTGCTGGACCATCGCTTTTAAACAAACCGTTCCGACACTGGCTGGTTCAGGTGATTTTTATGCTACTTTTTTTGAAGGAAAAATTACGATTAAAAAAGAAGATTATTCAGTTAAAAAAATTGAAGGAACTATCCACTCAAAACAAAACAGTTTACAGGGCCGATCTTTGGCAGTAACGAATTCCAGCCTAAAAGTTAAAAAGGATGTTTCGTATCAGTACACAATAAACTATGCCAATTTAAAACCAGAACTTATACAGGTTGAAAAGAAATACAAAATGGATGGCAGCCAAATTCAGGAGCAAATCAGTTTACAAGTTAACCAGGTTCAAACCACTAACGTAACCGCCTTGCAAAGCAGAGACTATTTTTCAGGAGAATAA
- a CDS encoding 3-keto-disaccharide hydrolase has translation MKKTLLLLILFAFAGTFMVSAKDGNVLFNGKNLKGWVVHGTEKWYVEEGLLICESGPDEEYGYLSTKKFYDDFDLTLEFLQEADGNSGVFFRSTFEGTKVSGWQVEVAPPNHDTGGIYESYGRGWLVQIPDEKENILKMGEWNKMRIRVEGGHVTTWLNGTEMVDIEDEKIAKGKGAIALQIHSGGGIKVKWRDIKITEL, from the coding sequence ATGAAAAAAACATTATTACTTCTGATTTTATTTGCTTTTGCAGGTACTTTTATGGTCTCTGCCAAAGACGGAAATGTTTTGTTTAACGGGAAAAATCTCAAGGGATGGGTTGTTCACGGCACTGAAAAATGGTATGTTGAAGAAGGTCTTTTGATTTGCGAAAGCGGACCCGATGAGGAATATGGCTACCTGTCAACCAAAAAATTTTACGACGATTTTGATTTAACACTTGAATTTCTTCAGGAAGCTGACGGCAATTCAGGTGTATTTTTTCGTTCAACTTTTGAAGGAACCAAAGTAAGTGGCTGGCAGGTGGAAGTTGCTCCGCCAAATCACGATACAGGTGGAATTTATGAATCGTACGGCAGGGGATGGCTTGTGCAGATTCCCGATGAAAAAGAAAATATCCTGAAAATGGGAGAGTGGAACAAAATGAGAATCCGTGTTGAAGGCGGTCATGTTACAACCTGGTTAAACGGCACCGAGATGGTTGATATAGAAGATGAAAAAATTGCAAAAGGCAAAGGTGCGATTGCATTGCAAATTCATTCCGGCGGTGGGATAAAGGTAAAATGGAGAGATATTAAAATCACTGAATTATAA
- a CDS encoding efflux RND transporter periplasmic adaptor subunit, whose translation MNQKKILPYAIVLLVVAIIVLVVGKKAGWFGQEYAVSVATETVESKTITELITANGKIQPETEVKISPDVAGEIVELYVEEGDEVKAGDLLCVIKPDMYVSALNRAQATLNSSKARLAQAEAQQIERQMAFKRAKQLYDGGAIPVSEYESAEASYKVAQAEVRAAEFSVKSAEASVSEADEQLRKTKIYAPIAGTISALNVEKGERVVGTSMMVGTEMMVVADLDRMEVEVEVNENDIVKVSKYDTALVEVDAYLQRKFKGIVTEIANSASTTGTATDQVTNFEVKVFLLAESYNDLVDSVSGNLYPFRPGMSATVDIQTETRENVISVPISAVATRVKKEGGGTEEVKDESDSPDENGEEEVTEREEKQEVVFVLKNDVVRKVEVKTGIQDNNSIEILEGISAGDEVVIAPYNAITKSLKDSMLVKKVTEEELFKED comes from the coding sequence ATGAATCAGAAAAAGATACTACCATACGCAATTGTTTTGCTTGTTGTTGCAATTATTGTTTTGGTTGTTGGGAAAAAGGCCGGTTGGTTTGGGCAGGAATATGCTGTTAGCGTCGCTACTGAAACGGTTGAAAGTAAAACTATAACTGAACTGATTACAGCCAACGGTAAGATACAACCTGAAACGGAGGTGAAAATTAGCCCTGATGTTGCCGGCGAAATTGTTGAGTTATATGTTGAAGAAGGTGATGAAGTAAAAGCCGGTGATTTACTTTGTGTGATTAAACCAGACATGTATGTTTCGGCACTAAACAGGGCACAGGCAACTTTGAATTCGTCAAAAGCCCGATTGGCACAAGCCGAAGCACAGCAAATTGAGCGGCAAATGGCCTTTAAAAGGGCAAAGCAGCTTTATGATGGTGGTGCTATTCCCGTGTCGGAATACGAATCTGCTGAAGCTTCATATAAAGTTGCCCAGGCTGAGGTTCGGGCTGCTGAATTTTCAGTAAAAAGCGCTGAAGCCTCGGTATCAGAAGCTGACGAACAGTTGAGAAAAACCAAAATCTACGCACCTATCGCGGGAACCATTTCGGCTTTAAATGTTGAAAAAGGCGAACGTGTAGTAGGAACCAGTATGATGGTTGGTACCGAAATGATGGTTGTTGCCGACTTAGACAGGATGGAGGTGGAAGTTGAAGTGAATGAAAATGACATTGTAAAAGTTTCAAAATACGATACGGCTTTAGTCGAAGTAGATGCTTATTTGCAACGGAAGTTTAAAGGAATCGTGACTGAAATTGCCAACTCGGCAAGCACCACCGGGACCGCAACAGACCAGGTGACGAATTTTGAGGTAAAAGTATTTTTACTGGCTGAGTCTTATAATGATCTTGTTGATTCTGTTTCCGGCAATTTATACCCGTTTCGCCCGGGGATGTCGGCCACCGTTGATATTCAAACAGAAACGCGTGAAAATGTTATTTCAGTTCCTATTTCGGCTGTTGCAACACGTGTGAAAAAAGAAGGTGGCGGAACAGAGGAAGTGAAAGATGAAAGCGATTCTCCGGATGAAAATGGAGAGGAGGAAGTTACTGAACGTGAAGAAAAACAAGAAGTTGTTTTTGTTTTAAAGAACGACGTTGTTCGAAAAGTAGAGGTAAAAACCGGTATTCAGGATAACAACAGTATTGAAATCCTGGAAGGAATTTCAGCAGGAGATGAGGTAGTTATTGCACCCTATAATGCAATAACAAAATCGCTGAAAGACAGTATGCTGGTAAAAAAAGTAACTGAAGAAGAACTTTTTAAAGAAGATTAA
- a CDS encoding queuosine precursor transporter — MQNELLWLAMLLANFFLIILAYKLFGKWGLVMWIPISVIVANIQVIQTIQLFGLVATLGNIVYATSFLVTDILSENYGKEEAKKAVWIGFFSLISMTLLMNLALVFVPLEGDEFAAVTHEATSTIFKLMPRIAVASLAAYLLSQRHDVWAYHFWRKRFSKDSQIWLRNNLSTMVSQLIDSLVFVLIAFYGVYETGILFEIFITTYFLKWIVAAADTPFVYWAKRIEKRNKFVMQNTGS; from the coding sequence ATGCAAAACGAATTGTTATGGCTGGCTATGCTGCTGGCAAATTTTTTCCTGATTATTTTAGCCTATAAACTTTTTGGTAAGTGGGGATTAGTTATGTGGATTCCTATTTCCGTAATTGTAGCCAATATACAGGTTATTCAAACCATACAATTGTTTGGGCTGGTGGCGACACTTGGCAATATTGTTTATGCCACATCGTTTCTGGTTACCGATATACTTTCCGAAAACTATGGAAAGGAAGAAGCGAAGAAGGCCGTTTGGATAGGTTTTTTTAGCCTTATTTCAATGACTTTGCTAATGAACCTGGCATTGGTTTTTGTCCCTTTGGAAGGAGATGAATTTGCAGCGGTAACACATGAAGCAACCAGTACAATATTTAAGTTGATGCCACGAATTGCGGTGGCAAGTTTGGCGGCTTATCTTTTATCGCAGCGGCATGATGTGTGGGCGTATCATTTTTGGAGAAAAAGATTTTCAAAGGATAGCCAGATTTGGTTGAGAAATAACCTGAGTACCATGGTTTCTCAACTGATCGACAGTCTTGTTTTTGTGCTGATAGCCTTTTATGGTGTTTATGAAACAGGAATTTTATTTGAGATATTTATTACAACCTATTTTCTAAAATGGATTGTAGCTGCGGCCGATACTCCATTTGTTTACTGGGCGAAACGAATTGAAAAGAGGAATAAATTTGTAATGCAGAATACAGGGAGCTAA
- a CDS encoding TrkH family potassium uptake protein: MFKAKINPSLIIHFLSIVISFESLFMFLAVFISALNHESITQKLLLSSVFAFVLGLLLNILTKNQRHSEPSRKESFFIVSISWFMLGLIGTIPYLVTGTIPNFVNAFFESISGFTTTGSSILADIESLPKSILFWRAETHWIGGMGIIVLVVAVMPFLNINGIYLFYSEISSVTDEKISTKIRYAARNMWLVYIGLTFIEIVFLLIGKMSLFDSVCHAFATVATGGFSTKNDSIAGFSPYIQYIITLFMLLSGINFSLHVILLKGKFRTVIKNEELRLYLFIILVIGATITGLLYFEQHLKLEQAFRDSVFQVVSVLTATGFATADYLKWPEQATLLIALLMLIGASSGSTGGGVKVIRHLISLKKIRHSFKTLIKPNVVNVIRYNGSAVQSEYISGVLAFVILYYLILMVSTLIMMSFGQDAATSFGASATCMGGIGPGFGTVGPVSNFLHLPDGAKYFLTILMVIGRLEIYSVLIIFTRTFWRL, translated from the coding sequence ATGTTTAAAGCAAAAATAAATCCTTCTTTAATTATCCATTTTCTTTCAATTGTAATTTCTTTTGAAAGTTTGTTTATGTTTCTGGCTGTTTTTATTTCGGCTTTAAATCACGAATCAATTACACAAAAGCTTCTTTTGTCCTCTGTATTTGCTTTTGTTTTGGGACTTTTGTTAAATATTCTCACCAAAAACCAACGACACAGTGAACCATCGCGAAAAGAAAGCTTTTTTATCGTGAGCATTAGCTGGTTTATGCTTGGACTGATCGGTACGATTCCATACCTGGTAACCGGAACTATTCCGAATTTTGTAAATGCTTTTTTTGAATCAATATCGGGATTTACCACAACCGGTTCATCCATTCTTGCCGATATTGAATCGCTTCCAAAAAGTATTTTATTCTGGCGGGCTGAAACTCACTGGATTGGCGGAATGGGAATTATTGTTTTGGTGGTAGCGGTTATGCCCTTTCTGAACATCAACGGGATTTATCTTTTTTATTCTGAAATTTCGAGTGTTACAGATGAAAAAATATCAACAAAAATCAGATATGCTGCCCGGAACATGTGGCTCGTTTACATCGGATTAACATTTATAGAAATAGTTTTTCTGCTGATCGGGAAAATGTCGCTTTTTGACAGTGTCTGTCACGCTTTTGCCACGGTTGCAACCGGTGGTTTTTCCACCAAAAACGACAGCATCGCAGGCTTTTCACCTTACATTCAATACATTATAACTCTATTTATGTTACTGTCCGGAATCAATTTTTCTTTGCATGTTATTTTGTTAAAAGGGAAATTCCGCACTGTTATAAAAAATGAAGAACTAAGGTTGTACCTCTTTATTATTTTGGTAATTGGCGCTACCATCACCGGACTTTTATATTTTGAGCAACATCTCAAACTTGAACAGGCTTTCCGAGACTCGGTTTTTCAAGTCGTTTCTGTTTTAACGGCAACCGGTTTTGCCACTGCCGATTATCTGAAATGGCCTGAACAGGCGACTTTACTCATTGCCCTTTTGATGTTAATCGGAGCATCTTCCGGATCAACCGGCGGCGGTGTGAAAGTTATCAGGCATCTTATTTCCTTAAAAAAAATAAGACATTCATTTAAAACTTTAATAAAGCCCAACGTTGTAAATGTAATACGATATAACGGAAGCGCTGTACAATCCGAGTATATCTCAGGAGTACTCGCATTTGTGATTTTGTATTATCTTATATTAATGGTCAGCACACTGATTATGATGTCTTTCGGACAAGACGCCGCCACATCATTTGGGGCATCGGCAACTTGTATGGGCGGTATCGGACCCGGATTTGGAACCGTTGGCCCCGTAAGCAATTTTCTTCATTTACCCGACGGAGCCAAATACTTTCTTACCATTTTGATGGTAATAGGACGACTTGAAATTTATTCTGTCCTTATTATTTTCACCCGGACTTTCTGGCGTTTATAA
- a CDS encoding aldo/keto reductase encodes MNISSKVKLNNGVEMPWLGLGVFESREGGEVEKAVLHAFNYGYRSIDTAAMYHNERGVGNAVKQSGIPRKEIFLTTKVWNSDQGYQTTLRAFEESIGKLQTEYIDLYLIHWPKGKRSAETWKAMEELYQKGRIRAIGVSNFMIQHLEELLPGCYVLPAVNQVEFHPELVQPELLKYCQEKKIQLEAWSPIIKGKVNNLPVIQALAVKYGKTPVQIVLRWDIQKGVVTIPKSSNPERISSNADIFDFNISEEDILKIDRLDKSLRIGPDPNNFSF; translated from the coding sequence ATGAATATTTCGTCGAAAGTAAAACTAAATAACGGAGTAGAGATGCCCTGGCTGGGACTGGGAGTATTCGAATCCCGGGAAGGAGGGGAAGTTGAAAAAGCAGTTCTTCACGCCTTTAATTATGGTTACCGAAGTATCGACACGGCTGCTATGTATCACAACGAAAGAGGTGTTGGAAACGCAGTAAAACAAAGTGGTATTCCCAGAAAGGAAATTTTTCTCACAACAAAAGTATGGAACAGCGATCAGGGGTACCAAACTACCCTGCGCGCCTTTGAAGAAAGTATCGGGAAACTGCAAACCGAATATATCGATCTTTATCTTATCCATTGGCCCAAGGGGAAACGCTCTGCGGAAACATGGAAAGCAATGGAAGAGTTGTACCAAAAAGGTAGAATCAGAGCCATTGGTGTCAGTAATTTTATGATTCAACACCTGGAAGAGCTTTTACCCGGATGCTATGTATTGCCCGCCGTTAACCAGGTGGAGTTCCACCCGGAACTGGTTCAACCCGAATTGTTAAAATATTGCCAGGAGAAAAAAATCCAACTGGAAGCCTGGAGTCCGATTATCAAAGGAAAAGTAAATAACTTACCGGTAATTCAGGCACTGGCAGTAAAATATGGAAAGACACCGGTTCAGATTGTTTTACGCTGGGATATTCAAAAAGGGGTGGTAACCATTCCAAAATCATCAAATCCGGAACGAATTTCTTCTAATGCGGATATCTTCGATTTTAATATTAGTGAGGAAGACATTTTAAAAATCGACCGGTTAGATAAATCGCTCAGAATTGGGCCGGATCCAAATAATTTTAGCTTTTAA